The genome window GCGTATGTATCTCACCCAGATGGGCGAGATCCCGCTGCTGACCCGCCACGAGGAAATCTCCCTCGCCAAGACGATCGAAGTCACCCGCAAGCGGTTCCGCCGGCAGCTCCTCGAGAGCGACTTCGCGGCCCGCCAGACGATCGACGTCCTGACAAAGGTCAACGACGGCGAGCTGCCGTTCGACCGGACGATCAAGGTCTCGCTGACCGAGGGGATGGAGAAGGACCAGATTCTCGGCCGCATGCCGCTGAACCTGAAGACCCTCCAGCACCTCCTGTCGCTGAACGAGCAGGACTTCACGAAGCTCCTCGACGAGACGACCCCCGCCGCCGAGCGGAAGCAGATCGAGGAACGCCTCGCGATGCGTCGCCGCAAGATGGCGACCCTCGTCGAAGAAATGAGCATCCGCACGCAGCGGCTGCAGCCGATGACGAAGCGGCTCGAACAGATCAACGAGCGGATGCAGGAGCTGCGGGACCAGATCGACCACCTGAAGCGGTTCAAGACGCAGAAGGACGATCGGGCCAACCTGCAGCGCGAGCTGAACGACCTGATGTTCCAGACGCTGGAGACTCCCGAGTCTCTGCAGAAGCGGATGGAAGAGATCACCGAGCGGTACTACGTCTACGACAAGGCGATGCGGGACCTCTCGGGCGGTAACCTCCGCCTCGTGGTCTCGATCGCCAAGAAGTACCGCAACCGCGGCCTCTCGTTCCTCGACCTGATTCAGGAAGGGAACACCGGCCTGATGCGGGCGGTCGACAAGTACGAGTACCGCCGCGGCTACAAGTTCTCGACCTACGCCACGTGGTGGATCCGTCAGGCGATCACCCGGGCCATTGCCGACCAGGCCC of Planctomyces sp. SH-PL14 contains these proteins:
- the rpoD gene encoding RNA polymerase sigma factor RpoD: MHLFDDGLRQLLEIGKRQGFLTFTQINTYIPDEAVSPEKLDELLMLLEEMGLRVQDDLKERRTEPAPPKKGAKNAKAPPKIKTSDEGRRIEDPVRMYLTQMGEIPLLTRHEEISLAKTIEVTRKRFRRQLLESDFAARQTIDVLTKVNDGELPFDRTIKVSLTEGMEKDQILGRMPLNLKTLQHLLSLNEQDFTKLLDETTPAAERKQIEERLAMRRRKMATLVEEMSIRTQRLQPMTKRLEQINERMQELRDQIDHLKRFKTQKDDRANLQRELNDLMFQTLETPESLQKRMEEITERYYVYDKAMRDLSGGNLRLVVSIAKKYRNRGLSFLDLIQEGNTGLMRAVDKYEYRRGYKFSTYATWWIRQAITRAIADQARTIRIPVHMIETMSKLRRVSRALVQELGREPTVDELAEAAGVPLDEARRVLKISKHPVSLDRPVGEGDDSYFGDFIPDESTDSPVTTAAQEMLKDKIDVVLKTLTYREREIIKLRYGLGDGYTYTLEEVGRIFKVTRERVRQIEAKAVRKLQHPVRSKQLKGFLDRLASAGT